One genomic region from Cucumis melo cultivar AY chromosome 9, USDA_Cmelo_AY_1.0, whole genome shotgun sequence encodes:
- the LOC103504094 gene encoding uncharacterized protein At4g15970, which produces MFIYYSFRCSLHILLLFTAISLSCLVILRELNSLRYFPLFSFSTPSGPPPVPPFFLSLPHDDDLSLADEYGLDKVLKDAATEDKTVILTTLNEAWAAPNAVIDLFLQSFRIGNQTHQLLDHLVIIALDKKAFMRCLDIHVHCVALVTEGVDFRSEAYFMSPDYLKMMWRRIDFLRTVLEMGYNFVFTDADVMWFRDPFPFFDINADFQIACDQYLGIPDDLDNRPNGGFNYVKSNNRSIEFYKYWYSARETYPGYHDQDVLNRIKYDFFIEEIGLKIRFLDTAYFGGFCEPSKDLNRVLTMHANCCIGMDSKLHDLRILLEDWKHYMSMPPYLKTSSIQSWRVPQNCSV; this is translated from the exons ATGTTTATTTACTACTCCTTCCGCTGTTCTCTTCacattcttcttctcttcaCTGCCATTTCCCTCTCTTGTCTTGTTATTCTTAGAGAACTCAACTCCCTTCGCTACTTCCCCCTTTTCTCCTTCTCTACTCCATCCGGTCCTCCTCCTGTCccccctttcttcctttctctccCTCATGACGATGACCTTTCTCTG GCTGATGAGTATGGACTGGACAAGGTCTTAAAGGATGCTGCAACAGAAGACAAAACTGTTATTTTGACTACGTTAAATGAAGCATGGGCAGCTCCAAACGCAGTCATTGATCTCTTTCTACAGAGCTTTAGAATTGGAAATCAAACTCACCAACTATTAGATCATTTGGTTATTATTGCATTGGACAAAAAGGCATTTATGCGTTGCTTGGATATTCATGTCCACTGCGTTGCTCTTGTTACTGAAGGAGTTGATTTTCGTTCTGAGGCATATTTTATGTCACCTGACTACTTGAAGATGATGTGGAGAAGGATTGATTTTCTACGAACTGTTCTTGAGATGGGTTACAATTTTGTATTCACG GATGCTGATGTTATGTGGTTCAGGGATCCGTTCCCTTTCTTTGATATCAATGCAGATTTCCAGATTGCTTGTGATCAATACCTGGGCATACCTGACGATTTAGATAACAGACCGAATGGAGGGTTTAACTATGTGAAGTCCAATAATCGGTCAATTGAGTTCTACAAATACTGGTACTCAGCTCGAGAAACTTATCCAGGATACCATGATCAGGATGTTCTTAATAGAATAAAATACGATTTTTTCATAGAAGAAATTGGCCTAAAGATTCGATTCTTGGATACTGCTTACTTTGGTGGGTTTTGTGAACCCAGCAAAGATTTGAATCGTGTACTAACCATGCATGCAAACTGCTGTATTGGAATGGATAGTAAGCTTCATGATCTTAGAATTTTGCTCGAGGATTGGAAACATTACATGTCGATGCCACCATATCTTAAGACTTCATCAATTCAGTCTTGGAGAGTTCCACAGAACTGCAG TGTCTGA